One window from the genome of Spirosoma rhododendri encodes:
- a CDS encoding sodium-translocating pyrophosphatase produces MNYSIYLVPVLGLVGLLVMFTKFMWVSKQTAGDDRMQEIAGYIADGAIAFLKAEWRVLTYFGIIVAIVLAYMGSLVPNSSYVIGLSFLLGAFLSALAGYIGMNIATKANVRTAHAARTSLTRALEVSFTGGSVMGIGVAGIAVLGLGSLFIVLYNLYVGANGDVNGLPMEKALEVLAGFSLGAESIALFARVGGGIYTKAADVGADLVGKVEAGIPEDDPRNPATIADNVGDNVGDVAGMGADLFGSYVATILATMVLGREIRIPAAENITGHAPIVLPMVIAGLGLIFSIIATYFVRVKDDNGNVQGALNLGNWASIGMTLVASYFLVNAYLPAGAMEIRGIVFTRMDVFYAIVTGLVVGTLMSIITEYYTAMGRRPVLSIIRQSATGAATNIIGGLSVGMESTVLPILVLAAGIFTSYHFAGLYGVAISAAGMMATTAMQLAIDAFGPIADNAGGIAEMSYLPEEVRGRTDILDAVGNTTAATGKGFAIASAALTALALFAAFVGISGISSIDIYKADVLSGLFVGAMIPFIFSSLAIAAVGRAAMSMVEEVRRQFREIPGIMEGTGKPEYEKCVAISTQASIREMVLPGAIALSVPVIVGFIFGPEVLGGLLAGVTVSGVLMGIFMNNAGGAWDNAKKSFEKGVLINGETFYKKSEPHKASVTGDTVGDPFKDTSGPSMNILIKLMSIVSLVIAPYIAIQPSQQPGFERRGEEAAGTSVPLDKSTAADNQEVSTPNSNGGPTDLGEFRPEKLTSGVELNIPDKGIERKLLAFIRSDLAVSKGLWYDFDRLTFDLNKATLQASSQEQLKNVAEILKAYPAVNIKLGGYTDNTGSKALNLKLSEERANSVRAELEKMGIDKSRLAAEGYGDAYPVATNDTEEGRAKNRRISIRVTKK; encoded by the coding sequence ATGAATTACAGTATCTATTTAGTGCCTGTGCTGGGCCTTGTGGGCCTGTTGGTGATGTTCACCAAATTTATGTGGGTATCGAAGCAAACTGCTGGCGACGACCGTATGCAGGAAATTGCCGGGTATATCGCTGATGGGGCTATTGCCTTTCTCAAAGCCGAATGGCGGGTACTGACGTACTTCGGCATTATCGTCGCCATTGTGCTGGCGTACATGGGTAGCCTGGTTCCTAATTCCAGCTACGTCATCGGTTTATCGTTTCTACTGGGCGCGTTCCTGTCGGCCCTGGCGGGCTACATCGGTATGAACATCGCGACGAAGGCCAACGTCCGCACGGCACACGCGGCCCGTACCAGTCTGACCCGCGCGCTGGAGGTGTCGTTTACCGGTGGCTCGGTGATGGGTATCGGTGTGGCGGGTATTGCGGTGCTGGGCCTCGGTAGTTTGTTCATCGTGCTGTACAATCTATACGTGGGTGCCAACGGCGACGTGAATGGCCTGCCTATGGAAAAGGCGCTCGAAGTGCTGGCCGGCTTCTCGCTCGGGGCCGAGTCGATTGCGCTGTTTGCGCGGGTCGGGGGCGGTATCTACACCAAGGCGGCCGACGTTGGGGCCGATCTGGTGGGTAAGGTTGAAGCGGGGATTCCCGAAGACGATCCCCGTAACCCCGCGACCATCGCCGACAACGTAGGTGACAACGTGGGCGACGTAGCCGGGATGGGGGCCGATTTGTTTGGCTCCTACGTGGCGACCATTCTGGCCACGATGGTGCTGGGCCGCGAAATTCGCATCCCCGCAGCCGAGAACATCACCGGCCACGCACCGATCGTGTTGCCGATGGTTATCGCCGGGCTGGGCCTGATTTTTTCCATCATCGCCACGTATTTCGTACGGGTCAAAGATGATAATGGTAACGTGCAGGGGGCCTTGAATCTCGGGAACTGGGCGTCGATTGGTATGACCCTGGTTGCGTCGTACTTTCTGGTCAATGCGTACCTGCCTGCCGGTGCCATGGAAATTCGCGGCATCGTATTTACACGCATGGATGTGTTCTACGCCATCGTCACGGGGCTGGTTGTGGGTACGCTGATGTCAATCATCACGGAATATTACACCGCTATGGGTCGTCGGCCCGTGCTGTCGATTATCCGGCAGTCGGCGACGGGAGCGGCTACGAACATCATCGGCGGTCTGTCGGTCGGGATGGAATCGACGGTGCTGCCGATTCTGGTGCTGGCGGCTGGTATTTTCACGTCATACCATTTCGCGGGGCTGTACGGTGTGGCCATTTCGGCCGCGGGCATGATGGCTACGACCGCTATGCAATTGGCTATCGACGCCTTCGGACCCATTGCCGACAACGCTGGTGGGATTGCCGAAATGAGTTATCTGCCCGAAGAAGTACGGGGCCGAACCGATATTCTGGATGCGGTGGGCAACACCACGGCCGCTACCGGAAAAGGCTTCGCCATCGCGTCGGCCGCGCTAACGGCACTGGCCCTGTTTGCCGCGTTTGTGGGTATCTCGGGCATTTCGTCCATCGACATTTACAAGGCCGATGTGCTGTCGGGTTTGTTTGTGGGGGCCATGATTCCGTTTATTTTCTCCTCGCTGGCGATTGCCGCCGTGGGCCGGGCCGCTATGAGTATGGTGGAAGAAGTTCGGCGGCAGTTTCGCGAGATTCCGGGCATTATGGAAGGAACGGGTAAGCCCGAATACGAGAAGTGCGTGGCTATTTCGACGCAGGCGTCTATCCGTGAAATGGTGCTGCCGGGGGCAATAGCCTTGTCCGTGCCGGTGATCGTAGGGTTCATTTTCGGCCCTGAAGTGCTGGGCGGTCTGTTGGCGGGGGTTACCGTGTCGGGTGTGCTGATGGGCATTTTTATGAACAATGCCGGTGGCGCCTGGGACAACGCCAAAAAGTCGTTCGAGAAAGGGGTGCTCATCAATGGCGAAACGTTCTACAAAAAGTCGGAGCCGCACAAGGCGTCGGTGACGGGCGATACCGTCGGCGATCCGTTCAAGGACACGTCTGGTCCGTCGATGAATATCCTGATCAAACTGATGTCGATCGTGTCGCTGGTGATTGCGCCTTACATCGCCATCCAACCATCGCAGCAGCCGGGCTTTGAGCGCCGGGGCGAAGAAGCCGCCGGTACGAGCGTCCCCCTCGATAAGTCGACGGCCGCTGATAATCAGGAAGTCAGCACACCCAACAGCAACGGTGGACCGACAGATTTGGGTGAGTTTCGCCCTGAAAAATTGACGAGCGGGGTTGAGCTGAACATTCCCGACAAGGGTATCGAGCGCAAACTACTGGCGTTTATCCGCAGTGATCTGGCCGTTAGTAAAGGACTCTGGTACGATTTCGACCGGCTGACTTTCGATCTGAATAAAGCAACACTCCAGGCCAGTTCGCAGGAGCAGCTGAAAAATGTGGCCGAGATTCTGAAAGCATACCCGGCGGTGAACATCAAGCTGGGCGGCTATACCGACAACACGGGCAGCAAGGCCCTCAACCTGAAACTCTCGGAGGAGCGGGCCAACTCGGTACGAGCCGAACTGGAGAAGATGGGGATCGACAAAAGCCGATTGGCGGCTGAAGGCTATGGCGATGCATACCCCGTGGCGACCAATGACACGGAGGAGGGCCGCGCTAAAAACAGGCGCATCTCGATCCGCGTGACGAAAAAGTAA
- a CDS encoding response regulator has translation MNDRLHPLLQQQISRHLPSDYLKQPDLNRFLEEVNKSCYSPLATPAPATAAAEAEAVFLSIANHETRTPLNGIVGVLDLMQQEPIPPAWQDHFQTLRVSVNAIQLAISNILDYRSITVGQLNLHMVPHPIRQLLDTLLVVNQHKVQGTDVSITLSVDDAVPADVQCDPVRLNQILNNVLMNAITFVRNGVISIRVGMQHSPADESSITFSVDIPSEDPDQYAMLTSPAMRGESMLAQPANGLGLAMFVSQRLLNLCGSSIQVDRPAGRGLVLSFAIPTFAVQRPHLTHIQPNPQTLSGMRVLMVEDYPINVRIASRFLERWQVVVEVAENGQIALDKYRTGHFDLILMDMQMPVMDGLSATRAIRQLDDQIPIVALTASATPTDQANAYAAGMNSFITKPFNSDELFQTLLRFSRRAA, from the coding sequence ATGAACGACCGTTTACATCCGTTACTTCAGCAACAAATCAGTCGGCACCTGCCCTCCGACTATCTGAAGCAGCCTGATCTGAACCGGTTCCTCGAGGAAGTAAACAAGTCGTGCTATTCTCCGCTGGCTACTCCGGCCCCGGCAACAGCGGCAGCCGAGGCAGAAGCAGTCTTTCTGTCGATTGCTAACCACGAGACACGCACCCCCCTGAATGGTATCGTAGGCGTGCTGGACCTGATGCAGCAGGAACCCATCCCCCCCGCCTGGCAGGATCATTTCCAAACCCTGCGGGTGTCAGTCAATGCAATACAGCTTGCCATCAGCAATATTCTGGATTACCGCAGCATCACCGTTGGGCAGCTTAATCTGCACATGGTGCCGCACCCTATTCGGCAGTTGCTTGATACATTGCTCGTTGTGAATCAGCACAAGGTGCAGGGTACAGACGTCAGTATTACTTTATCTGTCGACGACGCGGTACCAGCCGATGTACAGTGCGACCCGGTCCGGCTTAATCAGATTCTTAACAACGTACTGATGAACGCCATCACCTTTGTTCGTAATGGCGTCATCAGCATCCGGGTGGGTATGCAGCACAGCCCGGCCGATGAATCATCAATTACCTTTTCTGTCGATATTCCCAGCGAAGACCCCGATCAGTACGCGATGCTGACCAGCCCGGCCATGCGTGGCGAGTCGATGCTGGCGCAGCCGGCCAATGGTCTGGGACTCGCCATGTTTGTCAGTCAGCGGCTGCTCAATCTGTGCGGCAGTTCGATACAGGTCGACCGGCCGGCCGGCCGGGGGTTAGTTCTCTCGTTTGCCATACCGACCTTTGCCGTTCAGCGGCCCCACCTGACTCATATTCAGCCTAACCCGCAAACGCTGTCGGGAATGCGGGTGCTGATGGTTGAGGATTATCCGATCAACGTGCGGATTGCCAGCCGGTTTCTGGAGCGGTGGCAGGTCGTAGTTGAGGTGGCGGAGAATGGGCAGATTGCGCTCGACAAATACAGAACCGGCCACTTCGACCTGATTCTGATGGATATGCAGATGCCGGTGATGGACGGACTGAGTGCCACGCGGGCGATTCGACAGCTCGATGACCAGATTCCTATCGTAGCCCTGACCGCTTCGGCTACCCCAACCGATCAGGCCAATGCCTATGCTGCGGGTATGAACTCGTTCATAACCAAGCCCTTCAATTCCGACGAATTATTTCAGACACTGCTGCGCTTCAGTCGCCGGGCTGCGTAA
- a CDS encoding response regulator transcription factor — MKILLIVHDPAYRAFLQAMLDRSAYRVDIASTGRTGIASALHARYDMLLLGAELPDLNAFELVQRLRQEGDITPVLMLSTLASSADKARGLYAGADDYMEWPSADSDNANSPSADLPSVDKVDVNGEFTTPGESNELLARIYALHRRRIGGLHAPTIISVANLELNVAEKVAYRASKRIRLTAREFQLLSFLVENAGRVVTKTQILEKVWDSSKDVRTNKVEVYINFLRKKIDHGFDQKLIQTTMGVGYQLSATV, encoded by the coding sequence ATGAAGATATTATTGATTGTACACGACCCCGCTTACCGGGCCTTTCTGCAAGCCATGCTGGACCGGTCCGCGTATCGGGTCGATATAGCCAGTACGGGCCGAACCGGTATTGCGTCGGCCCTGCATGCTCGTTACGATATGCTGTTGCTGGGCGCCGAGTTGCCCGACCTGAATGCGTTTGAACTGGTACAGCGGCTCCGTCAGGAAGGCGACATCACGCCCGTACTGATGCTGTCGACGCTGGCATCGTCGGCCGATAAAGCGCGTGGCCTCTACGCCGGTGCTGATGACTACATGGAGTGGCCCAGCGCGGACTCAGACAATGCGAACTCACCCAGCGCGGATTTGCCCAGCGTGGACAAAGTCGATGTTAACGGCGAATTCACCACACCAGGCGAATCCAACGAGCTGCTGGCGCGGATTTATGCCCTGCATCGTCGGCGGATCGGTGGGTTACACGCCCCCACCATTATCAGTGTAGCAAATCTGGAACTTAACGTCGCGGAGAAGGTGGCTTACCGGGCCAGCAAACGAATTCGATTGACGGCCCGTGAATTTCAACTACTTTCGTTCCTGGTTGAAAACGCAGGCCGTGTCGTCACGAAGACGCAGATTTTAGAGAAAGTATGGGATTCCAGCAAGGACGTACGAACAAACAAGGTAGAAGTATACATCAACTTTTTACGCAAGAAAATCGACCACGGTTTCGACCAGAAACTGATTCAGACAACGATGGGGGTAGGGTATCAGCTCAGCGCTACCGTCTGA
- a CDS encoding PAS domain-containing hybrid sensor histidine kinase/response regulator encodes MENIDLLKRRLDREQRARQQAERVLEDKAWELHTANQQLKFLNENLAQQVEQGIAELKEKDARFRELIDSVQDIIYRISPEGFFTFMNPMIEVKLGYTASEIIGQHFIRLIRPDFRTLVINFYQQMLADGQDSSYVEFPVLTKAGQTVWIGQTVRRLDGETGTELVAVARDITSEREIREALRATQNRLASLIINLQKGVLVEDGEGRITLVNQLFCDLFSIPLTPEDLLDMDSALIVSRMKHHFVDADQFEQNTRQIQANQQMVLDQTLYQTNGRVLERDFIPIVEEGRYEGHLWKYGDVTEQHLSREATRKNEEKYRGILNTMDIGLIELNRDRTIQRAYDRFCTMTGYTEAQLIGRPIDELIVSNENGESEPPTSVLHAGEQQMIRRDDQRIWVIVSEVPQLSENSEIIGTIAVYYDITQRKLLEQELGKAQEIAEEARQAEKQFLANMSHEIRTPLNAIIGMAHLLFDTRPTRQQLEYLEILKTSSDFLYSLISDLLDMAKIEAGRIDVHKQPFDLVGLLRTIQRVFQIKLEQRPIDLELMVDAQIGGNYVGDELLLNQILLNLIGNAEKFTEEGHIDIGVRLKKEENDVSWVEFSVQDTGIGIPAEKIDLIFQKFKQVNANGHKQKGTGLGLAITHQLVELQGGTIAVVSTEGQGTTFTVTLPFQRSDVAPIVYPRQIQPVPTDLTDCRLLVAEDNIMNQKYISSLLDKWAISFVIASDGKRAVEMAQQQHFDLILMDIQMPVMDGYEATITIRNTQNINQQTPIVALTASAMTDQKAKASRVGMTDFITKPFSPNNLLEAIQRHTHTNAKATADEVLPPVAAELDQHRLDEIYGSDRSYAADMFEVFLSDVLPEFTHIQDLILEKDWPSLGRLAHKLKPTLGMVGLTTLEKKLHSIEKQANDAPDQHELQTQWTSVQAELDRSVPIVKQELARLSV; translated from the coding sequence ATGGAAAATATTGACCTGCTTAAACGACGACTTGATCGGGAGCAAAGAGCCCGGCAACAGGCCGAGCGCGTGCTGGAGGATAAAGCGTGGGAATTACACACCGCCAACCAGCAGCTTAAATTTCTGAATGAAAATCTGGCTCAGCAGGTCGAGCAGGGCATTGCCGAACTGAAAGAGAAAGACGCCCGGTTCCGCGAACTGATCGATTCCGTACAGGATATTATTTACCGTATTTCGCCCGAGGGGTTCTTCACGTTCATGAACCCCATGATCGAAGTCAAACTTGGGTATACGGCCAGTGAAATTATCGGGCAGCACTTTATCCGGCTGATTCGCCCTGACTTCCGCACGCTTGTTATCAACTTTTACCAGCAAATGCTGGCTGATGGTCAGGATAGCTCGTACGTCGAATTTCCGGTGCTGACGAAGGCCGGGCAGACCGTCTGGATTGGGCAGACGGTACGGCGGCTGGATGGTGAAACCGGTACCGAACTGGTGGCCGTCGCCCGCGACATCACCAGCGAGCGCGAGATACGGGAAGCCCTGCGGGCGACGCAGAATCGCCTGGCCAGCCTGATTATCAATCTGCAAAAAGGGGTGTTGGTTGAAGACGGCGAAGGCCGGATTACTCTGGTCAACCAGTTGTTTTGCGACCTCTTTAGCATTCCCCTGACACCGGAGGATCTGCTGGATATGGATTCCGCCCTGATTGTCAGCCGGATGAAGCATCATTTTGTTGACGCTGACCAGTTTGAACAGAATACCAGACAGATTCAGGCTAATCAGCAGATGGTGCTCGACCAGACCCTGTACCAAACCAACGGGCGGGTGCTGGAACGTGATTTTATTCCCATCGTGGAGGAAGGGCGTTATGAGGGGCACCTCTGGAAATACGGCGACGTGACCGAGCAGCACCTGTCGCGCGAGGCTACCCGCAAAAACGAAGAAAAGTACCGGGGTATTCTGAATACCATGGATATTGGGCTGATTGAGCTGAATCGTGACCGAACCATACAGCGCGCCTACGACCGGTTTTGCACCATGACGGGCTACACCGAAGCCCAGCTCATCGGCCGCCCCATCGACGAGTTAATCGTGTCGAACGAAAACGGTGAGTCGGAGCCGCCGACTAGTGTGCTGCATGCTGGCGAACAGCAGATGATTCGCCGGGACGACCAGCGAATCTGGGTGATTGTGAGCGAGGTGCCGCAGCTGAGCGAAAACAGCGAGATTATCGGTACCATCGCTGTGTATTACGACATTACGCAGCGTAAACTGCTGGAGCAGGAGCTCGGAAAGGCGCAGGAAATCGCCGAAGAAGCGCGACAGGCCGAAAAGCAGTTTCTGGCCAATATGAGCCACGAAATCCGTACGCCACTCAACGCCATCATCGGTATGGCGCACCTGCTGTTCGACACCCGCCCCACCCGGCAGCAGCTGGAGTACCTCGAAATTCTGAAAACGTCGTCGGACTTCCTCTACAGCCTGATCTCCGACCTGCTCGATATGGCCAAGATCGAAGCCGGCCGAATTGATGTGCACAAACAGCCGTTCGACCTGGTTGGGTTGCTGCGCACCATTCAGCGGGTGTTTCAGATTAAGCTGGAGCAACGACCCATTGACCTTGAGCTGATGGTCGACGCGCAGATCGGGGGCAACTACGTCGGCGATGAACTGCTGCTCAATCAGATTCTGCTGAACCTGATCGGGAATGCGGAGAAGTTTACCGAAGAAGGGCACATCGACATAGGTGTTCGGCTGAAGAAGGAAGAAAACGACGTTTCGTGGGTCGAGTTTTCGGTGCAGGACACGGGCATTGGTATTCCTGCCGAAAAGATTGACCTGATTTTTCAAAAATTTAAGCAGGTAAATGCCAACGGCCACAAGCAGAAAGGAACCGGACTGGGGCTGGCTATAACGCACCAACTGGTTGAATTACAGGGGGGGACGATCGCCGTTGTCAGTACGGAAGGGCAGGGGACAACCTTCACTGTCACGCTGCCTTTTCAACGGTCGGATGTGGCCCCGATCGTTTATCCACGTCAGATACAGCCCGTACCAACCGACCTGACCGACTGTCGCCTGCTGGTTGCGGAAGACAACATCATGAATCAGAAGTACATCAGCAGTCTGCTCGACAAATGGGCTATTTCGTTTGTGATCGCGTCGGATGGCAAGCGGGCGGTGGAAATGGCGCAGCAGCAGCACTTCGACCTGATTCTGATGGATATTCAGATGCCGGTGATGGATGGATACGAAGCCACGATTACCATCCGTAACACGCAGAATATCAACCAGCAAACGCCCATTGTCGCGCTGACGGCCTCGGCCATGACCGACCAGAAAGCCAAAGCCAGCCGGGTGGGCATGACCGATTTTATCACGAAACCCTTCTCCCCCAATAATCTGTTGGAAGCCATTCAACGACATACACACACCAACGCAAAAGCGACCGCTGACGAGGTGCTGCCGCCGGTAGCGGCCGAGCTGGACCAGCACCGACTCGATGAAATATACGGGTCCGATCGGTCGTACGCGGCCGATATGTTCGAGGTGTTTCTATCTGACGTGCTGCCGGAGTTTACTCATATTCAGGATCTTATTCTCGAAAAAGACTGGCCATCCCTCGGCAGGCTGGCCCATAAACTCAAACCGACGCTGGGTATGGTCGGATTGACAACATTGGAGAAGAAATTGCATAGTATTGAAAAACAGGCCAACGATGCTCCGGACCAGCATGAACTCCAGACCCAGTGGACCAGCGTGCAGGCTGAACTGGACCGGAGTGTCCCTATCGTAAAGCAGGAATTAGCCAGACTAAGTGTATGA
- a CDS encoding ion transporter, giving the protein MPTSSPPQPRLTRHQVIMLVLSIYVVLALLVRELITIAPPTQQLLDRIDTVICLYFLYDFGLRLWQAPDKWRFMRWAWIDLLASIPAVGWLRLGQLVRIVRILRMVRTFRAVRDYLTFRFRHRANGTLAIVLLSSILLMFCGAIAMLYIERVPDANIKTFGDALWWAFVTITTVGYGDRYPVTNAGRLVAAVLMVAGVGLFGTFTGFIANFFVGEEQQQNEDDLKLLIREVRQLREKIEQLEQRQTNAATPVDKAPSDGAGS; this is encoded by the coding sequence ATGCCAACGTCTTCACCACCTCAGCCCCGCCTGACCCGGCATCAGGTCATCATGCTGGTTCTGTCGATCTACGTGGTGCTGGCGCTGCTGGTGCGCGAACTGATCACTATTGCGCCACCTACCCAGCAGTTGCTCGACCGGATCGACACCGTAATCTGCCTGTACTTCCTGTACGACTTCGGGCTGCGGCTTTGGCAGGCACCCGACAAATGGCGGTTTATGCGTTGGGCCTGGATCGATTTGCTGGCCAGTATTCCGGCGGTGGGCTGGCTGCGGCTGGGTCAACTGGTGCGTATCGTACGGATTCTGCGGATGGTACGCACGTTCCGCGCCGTCCGCGATTACCTGACGTTTCGTTTCCGGCACCGCGCCAACGGAACCCTCGCCATTGTGCTGCTCAGTTCGATACTGCTCATGTTCTGCGGAGCCATTGCCATGCTGTACATCGAACGGGTACCCGACGCCAATATCAAAACCTTCGGCGATGCCCTCTGGTGGGCCTTCGTCACGATCACGACGGTTGGCTACGGCGACCGCTATCCGGTAACGAATGCCGGGCGGCTGGTAGCGGCTGTGCTGATGGTGGCCGGGGTTGGGCTGTTCGGTACGTTCACCGGATTTATCGCCAATTTCTTTGTTGGTGAAGAGCAGCAGCAGAACGAAGACGACCTGAAACTGCTGATTAGAGAGGTGCGGCAGCTGCGCGAAAAAATTGAACAGCTGGAACAACGGCAAACCAACGCAGCTACCCCAGTCGACAAAGCGCCATCGGACGGTGCCGGGAGTTAG
- a CDS encoding LytR/AlgR family response regulator transcription factor, producing MKQRCIIVDDEIMARKSLQRLCEQHESLELLNVFENAEAALEYLTTEAVDLIWLDVEMPGLSGFGLLENLTAMPQVVMTTTKTEYAFNAFQYQVTDYLQKPITMPRFKLAVEKVLELASKKTSASPERQEIYIKTEGRYIRLPYTDILYVENVGDYVKINTKTQSHVVHTTMKYLEEKLGSAFLRVHRSFIVHLDRIVDIEENNLVIANKVIPISRANKPELMNRLNML from the coding sequence ATGAAGCAACGGTGTATCATTGTCGACGACGAAATTATGGCGCGTAAGTCGCTTCAGCGTTTGTGCGAGCAGCATGAGTCGCTGGAACTGCTGAACGTGTTTGAAAATGCGGAAGCGGCACTGGAATATCTGACAACGGAAGCCGTCGATCTGATCTGGCTCGACGTGGAAATGCCGGGGCTATCGGGCTTTGGTCTGCTGGAGAACCTGACGGCTATGCCACAGGTGGTTATGACGACGACGAAGACTGAATATGCGTTCAACGCCTTTCAGTACCAGGTTACCGACTACCTGCAAAAGCCCATCACGATGCCACGCTTCAAACTGGCGGTCGAGAAAGTGCTTGAACTGGCCAGTAAGAAAACAAGCGCGTCGCCTGAGCGGCAGGAGATCTACATCAAAACCGAAGGCCGTTACATCCGGCTGCCCTACACTGACATTCTGTACGTCGAAAACGTGGGTGATTATGTGAAGATCAACACAAAAACGCAGTCGCATGTGGTGCATACGACGATGAAGTACCTGGAAGAAAAATTAGGGAGTGCGTTTCTGCGCGTTCACCGGTCATTCATCGTCCACCTCGACCGGATCGTGGATATTGAGGAAAACAATCTGGTGATTGCCAACAAGGTTATACCCATCAGCCGGGCCAACAAGCCTGAGCTGATGAACCGCTTAAACATGCTGTAA
- a CDS encoding carbohydrate porin: protein MCGFLLLLTSAAQAQQDNNNNYLDSLKNWSLHYQFTTIVQGHAGFHGGGYDGRNTLSQETDTALSVTTTLFIGRRLWRGAGLYLNPEIAGGRGVGHRNSQSPYDESLYAPAVGIAGFPNGETFRIGSARPALYIARFYLEQIFSIGNSDEQEVESGTNQVKGAVPASRVVLTAGKFSVADMFDNNRYAHDPRSQFLNWSLMSLGAWDYPANTRGYTWGLAVEYIRPTYAIRAAANLMPKTANGNVLDWNITRTGALTIELEKQYTLLRRPGTVRVLGFRNVTKAPAYAVATRLLEQTGSVGDPPYILTGDQYGGVKYGVGLNLEQPLGETGGVFARLSWNDGRTATWAFTEIDRSLTVGGLIGGRQWHRPNDGIGLSVAVNGISPDHRAFLNAGGYGFMLGDGSLPNYGTENSLEAYYSARVARTLYLTADYQFVQNPGYNADRGPVHLFALRTHVEF from the coding sequence TTGTGCGGATTTCTGCTGCTGCTGACGAGTGCTGCACAGGCGCAGCAGGACAACAATAATAATTACCTCGATTCGCTCAAAAACTGGAGTCTCCACTATCAGTTTACGACCATCGTTCAGGGGCATGCGGGCTTTCACGGGGGCGGTTACGATGGCCGCAACACACTTAGTCAGGAAACCGACACGGCTTTATCCGTCACCACAACGCTCTTCATCGGGCGTCGGCTCTGGCGTGGGGCCGGGCTATACCTCAACCCGGAAATTGCCGGTGGGCGTGGCGTTGGGCATCGCAATAGTCAGTCGCCCTACGACGAAAGTTTGTATGCACCGGCCGTCGGTATCGCCGGTTTCCCGAACGGCGAAACGTTCCGCATCGGTAGTGCCCGACCTGCCCTCTACATCGCCCGTTTCTATCTGGAACAGATTTTTTCGATTGGAAACAGCGATGAGCAGGAAGTTGAATCGGGAACAAATCAGGTGAAGGGCGCGGTGCCAGCGTCGCGCGTTGTGCTGACCGCCGGTAAATTTTCCGTTGCCGATATGTTCGATAACAACCGCTACGCCCATGACCCCCGTTCGCAGTTTCTCAACTGGTCGTTGATGAGCCTGGGAGCCTGGGATTATCCGGCCAATACGCGGGGCTACACCTGGGGGCTGGCCGTCGAGTACATCCGCCCGACTTACGCCATCCGGGCAGCGGCCAATCTGATGCCTAAAACCGCCAATGGCAACGTGCTCGACTGGAACATTACCCGGACGGGCGCGCTGACGATTGAGCTGGAAAAACAGTATACGCTGCTGCGTCGGCCCGGCACGGTGCGGGTACTTGGCTTTCGCAATGTGACCAAAGCACCCGCCTACGCCGTCGCAACCCGGCTGCTGGAACAAACCGGCTCGGTAGGCGACCCGCCGTATATCCTGACCGGCGATCAGTACGGGGGCGTCAAGTACGGCGTTGGGCTGAATCTGGAGCAGCCGCTGGGCGAAACGGGCGGTGTATTTGCCCGCCTGAGCTGGAACGATGGCCGGACGGCTACCTGGGCCTTTACCGAGATCGATCGGAGCCTGACCGTGGGCGGACTGATTGGTGGTCGGCAGTGGCACCGGCCCAACGACGGTATCGGCCTGTCGGTGGCTGTCAACGGGATCTCGCCCGACCACCGCGCGTTTCTCAATGCGGGTGGGTACGGGTTCATGCTGGGCGACGGCAGCCTGCCCAATTACGGCACCGAAAACAGCCTGGAAGCGTACTATAGCGCCCGGGTTGCACGCACGCTGTACCTGACCGCTGATTACCAGTTTGTGCAGAACCCCGGCTACAATGCCGACCGTGGCCCGGTGCATCTGTTCGCGCTGCGCACACACGTGGAGTTTTAA